A window of the Lactuca sativa cultivar Salinas chromosome 5, Lsat_Salinas_v11, whole genome shotgun sequence genome harbors these coding sequences:
- the LOC111880561 gene encoding E3 ubiquitin-protein ligase CSU1, whose translation MPQRHSKNNNDLAFFTYDEKRKLGYGTQKERLGKDSIKPFDACSLCLKPFIDPLCCQKGHVFCKECILECLLSQKKDIQRKLAAHTTQQKQQKDEETEKIALQKARELDAFDQQNHSAVPQYTDKNLNRDQNNFHGANSVKTTSYEAEALRTMKAFWLPSATPEAPVKITAPSTATTCPEGNEKLKMKSLFSIRFTEETNEEKTNSPLDKTYVCPSCKVTLTNTLGLVALSSCGHVFCKKCAEKFMAVDKVCLVCNKGCKERNLIYLEKGGTGFAGHGDNLEAKDFKHLGSGSGLGLVRPAMKT comes from the exons ATGCCTCAGAGACATTCCAAGAACAACAACGATCTAGCGTTCTTCACGTATGACGAGAAGAGGAAGCTAGGTTACGGTACTCAAAAGGAGAGGCTTGGTAAAGACTCCATCAAACCCTTCGATGCTTGCTCTCTCTGCTTGAAGCCCTTCATCGATCCCTTGTGCTGTCAAAAAGGCCACGTCTTCTGTAAAGAGTGCATCCTCGAGTGCTTATTGTCCCAAAAGAAAGATATCCAAAG GAAGCTAGCTGCTCATACTAcccaacaaaaacaacaaaaagacgAAGAAACGGAAAAAATAGCCCTACAAAAAGCGCGAGAACTCGATGCCTTCGATCAACAAAACCACAGTGCGGTCCCACAATACACTGATAAAAACTTGAACCGCGATCAAAACAATTTCCATGGTGCAAACAGTGTGAAAACGACATCATATGAAGCAGAAGCCCTCAGAACCATGAAAGCATTTTGGCTACCCTCGGCCACCCCAGAAGCTCCGGTCAAAATCACCGCCCCTTCCACCGCCACTACCTGTCCGGAAGGCAACGAGAAGCTTAAAATGAAATCCCTTTTCTCTATTCGCTTCACCGAAGAGACAAATGAGGAAAAGACGAATTCGCCCTTGGATAAAACTTATGTGTGCCCTAGTTGTAAGGTGACATTGACTAATACTTTAGGGCTTGTGGCTTTAAGTTCTTGTGGACATGTTTTTTGTAAGAAGTGTGCAGAGAAGTTTATGGCGGTTGATAAGGTGTGTTTGGTGTGTAATAAGGGCTGCAAAGAGAGGAATTTGATTTATTTGGAGAAAGGTGGGACCGGGTTTGCGGGTCATGGGGATAATCTTGAAGCTAAGGATTTTAAGCATTTGGGAAGTGGGTCGGGTCTTGGGTTGGTGAGACCCGCTATGAAAACATGA